Proteins encoded within one genomic window of Spirulina major PCC 6313:
- the tmk gene encoding dTMP kinase — protein MSGQFIVFEGGEGAGKTTQLRRSHAWLKAQWGQQRAILQTREPGGTPLGSKLRDILLHSGAVVDRAELLLFAADRAQHVDTVIQPALSQGAMVLCDRFTDSTWAYQGYGRGLDLTLIAQLNAIATHHLTPHLTFWLDLPVEVGLARSQREGQRDRIEQADLSFHRRVREGFTHLVQQEPERIVRIDASQPADQVQQAIQTVLRSRGYVPPESSD, from the coding sequence ATGTCCGGTCAATTTATTGTGTTTGAAGGGGGAGAAGGTGCGGGAAAAACGACGCAGTTACGGCGATCGCATGCTTGGTTAAAGGCGCAATGGGGGCAACAGCGGGCGATTCTCCAGACCCGTGAGCCGGGCGGGACACCCTTGGGGAGCAAACTGCGCGATATTCTGCTCCATAGTGGTGCGGTGGTGGATCGGGCTGAATTACTTTTGTTTGCTGCCGATCGCGCTCAACATGTGGACACGGTGATCCAGCCGGCGTTATCCCAAGGGGCGATGGTGCTGTGCGATCGCTTTACCGATTCCACCTGGGCTTACCAAGGCTATGGGCGGGGCCTTGATCTCACACTGATCGCCCAATTAAATGCGATCGCCACCCATCACCTCACCCCCCATCTCACCTTCTGGCTGGATCTTCCCGTGGAAGTGGGTCTCGCCCGCAGTCAACGGGAGGGCCAGCGCGATCGCATTGAACAGGCAGATCTGTCCTTTCATCGGCGGGTACGGGAGGGGTTTACCCACCTCGTCCAGCAGGAACCGGAGCGAATCGTGCGGATCGATGCGTCCCAACCGGCGGATCAAGTCCAGCAGGCAATTCAAACGGTGTTGCGATCGCGGGGCTATGTCCCCCCCGAATCCTCGGATTAA
- a CDS encoding TolB family protein: MILGFRRWPWRWLGRWGGVVGAIAISLSACQNEPASIEPVALNSRFTDEQPTLSGDGKLVAFITNRNGSAQIAVYNLSTKRFLTLTGLNQDRTLVQSPSLSRTGRYIVYLVNEEGRPAIACYDRAIQRSEILTRRYRYWVRNPKISPDGRYISFETARRGQWDVEVLDRGPNVELDIEDGTVIEP; the protein is encoded by the coding sequence ATGATTCTGGGATTCAGACGATGGCCCTGGCGATGGTTGGGGCGATGGGGGGGGGTAGTGGGTGCGATCGCAATTTCCCTCTCCGCCTGCCAGAACGAACCCGCCAGCATCGAACCCGTGGCCCTCAATAGCCGCTTTACCGATGAACAGCCCACCCTCAGCGGCGATGGCAAATTAGTGGCGTTCATCACCAACCGCAACGGCTCGGCACAAATTGCGGTGTATAACCTCAGCACCAAGCGATTTTTAACCCTAACGGGACTCAATCAAGACCGCACCTTAGTCCAAAGCCCCAGCCTCAGCCGCACGGGTCGCTACATCGTCTATCTAGTGAATGAAGAAGGACGACCCGCGATCGCCTGCTACGATCGCGCCATTCAACGCTCCGAAATTCTCACCCGTCGCTATCGCTATTGGGTGCGCAACCCAAAAATCAGCCCCGACGGCCGCTACATCAGTTTTGAAACCGCCCGCCGTGGCCAGTGGGATGTAGAGGTGCTGGATCGGGGGCCCAATGTGGAATTGGATATTGAAGATGGCACGGTGATTGAACCGTAG
- a CDS encoding DOPA 4,5-dioxygenase family protein, whose translation MIKRPVNTCDRYHAHVYFDAETIAPASALCAAAGEQFGVAVGHVHQKLVGPHPCWSCQLSFDKTQFDTLIPWLDQERDRLTILIHGVTGNDLADHTEYAAWLGDPVPLNLTIFEVQS comes from the coding sequence ATGATCAAACGGCCGGTTAATACTTGCGATCGCTACCATGCCCATGTTTATTTTGATGCCGAAACCATCGCCCCAGCCTCGGCTCTATGCGCCGCAGCGGGCGAGCAGTTTGGCGTTGCCGTTGGTCATGTCCATCAAAAACTTGTTGGCCCTCATCCCTGCTGGAGCTGCCAACTCAGTTTTGACAAAACCCAATTTGATACCTTAATTCCCTGGCTGGATCAGGAGCGCGATCGTTTAACCATCCTCATCCACGGGGTCACGGGGAATGACCTGGCGGATCACACAGAATATGCGGCTTGGCTGGGCGATCCCGTCCCACTGAATCTTACGATTTTTGAGGTGCAATCTTGA
- a CDS encoding LysR family transcriptional regulator, whose amino-acid sequence MIHATLHQLKVFETTARHGSFTRAAEELMITQPTVSSQIKQLTTAIGLPLFEQIGKRLYLTDAGQELLTTSQDIFGRLDNFEMTVADLKGKKQGKLRITAITTAKYFVPRLLGSFCQLHPDIDISLQVTNHHDMQQRMHDNLDDLYILSQPPEGIDLHTAPFLENPLVVVANVDHPLAQRRKIPIKALNGEQFIMREQGSGTRQAVQKLFAKYRISVPVRLELGSNEAIKQAIAGNLGISVLSYHSLTAEGGMPELTVLNVAHFPIQRQWYVANLATKQLSVIAETFRDYLVEESRPFQTRLNDSLLAIAS is encoded by the coding sequence GTGATTCATGCCACCTTGCACCAGCTTAAAGTTTTTGAAACCACGGCCCGCCATGGTAGCTTTACCCGTGCAGCCGAGGAGTTGATGATTACCCAGCCCACGGTGTCGAGTCAGATTAAACAACTCACCACCGCCATCGGCTTACCCCTATTTGAACAAATTGGCAAACGCCTCTACCTCACCGATGCGGGACAAGAACTCTTAACCACCAGCCAAGATATCTTTGGCCGTCTGGATAATTTTGAAATGACGGTGGCCGATTTAAAAGGTAAAAAACAAGGTAAACTCCGCATCACAGCAATCACCACCGCCAAGTATTTTGTGCCTCGCCTCTTAGGGTCGTTTTGTCAGCTTCACCCGGATATTGATATTTCTCTTCAGGTGACGAACCATCATGATATGCAGCAGCGGATGCACGATAACCTGGATGACCTCTATATCCTCAGTCAACCGCCGGAAGGGATTGATCTCCACACTGCCCCGTTTTTAGAAAATCCCCTCGTGGTGGTGGCCAATGTGGATCATCCCTTGGCGCAGCGGCGAAAAATCCCGATCAAGGCCTTAAATGGGGAACAGTTCATTATGCGAGAACAGGGGTCAGGGACACGGCAAGCGGTGCAGAAACTCTTTGCCAAATATCGAATTTCTGTGCCAGTGCGGTTGGAGTTGGGGAGTAATGAGGCGATCAAGCAGGCGATCGCCGGCAACCTCGGTATCTCTGTTCTGTCTTACCACAGTCTCACCGCCGAAGGAGGGATGCCCGAATTAACCGTGCTCAATGTTGCCCATTTCCCGATCCAGCGGCAGTGGTACGTGGCAAATCTGGCGACCAAACAGCTATCGGTGATCGCCGAAACCTTCCGGGACTATCTCGTCGAAGAAAGTCGCCCCTTTCAAACGCGCCTGAATGATTCCCTGCTCGCGATCGCCTCTTAA
- a CDS encoding helicase HerA domain-containing protein — translation MTQHPIIPLGSVVQGSLSQGIEVRLHPDVSVEDMRVGKFLVIKGVRSHFFCLLTDVTLGTTSPRILTNPPPPGDDFLHAVLAGSSIYGTINLSPMLMLIPDSQPNPDRNGDSTLASFTANSNSDTVLLPVKTIPSHFSQVFDASERDFRIVFGWEDDPQRKNFAVGQPLDMDVPVCLNLERFVERSNGIFGKSGTGKSFLTRLILSGIIHKQAGVNLMFDMHSEYGWEAMKEGKNISTVKGLKQLFQNRVEIFTLDPESTNRRGVRDAQELYLSYDQIEIEDLRLVTHELGLSDASLDNANILSSEFGKAWIVQLLSMTNEEISEFCETKQGHKGSIMSLQRKLMRLDSLKYIRATCPRNYIDQVLEYLDAGKHVIIEFGSQSNLLSYMLATNMITRRIHASYVRKADRFLRSKDERDRPRQLVITIEEAHRFLDSSIVHQTIFGTIAREMRKYFVTLLVVDQRPSGIDNEVMSQVGTRITCLLNDDKDIDAIFTGVSGGQGLRSVLAKLDSKQQALILGHAVPMPVVVRTRPYDSDFYTEIGDRDWQDVSDQDLATEAAIARSDLGF, via the coding sequence ATGACGCAACATCCGATCATCCCCCTCGGCTCCGTGGTTCAAGGCTCCCTCAGTCAAGGCATTGAGGTACGCCTCCATCCTGATGTGTCCGTTGAAGACATGCGGGTGGGTAAATTTTTGGTGATTAAAGGGGTGCGATCGCACTTCTTTTGCCTCCTCACCGATGTCACCCTCGGCACCACCAGCCCCCGCATCCTCACCAACCCCCCGCCCCCCGGTGACGACTTTCTCCACGCCGTCCTCGCCGGCAGCAGCATCTACGGCACGATCAACCTCTCCCCCATGTTGATGCTGATTCCCGACAGCCAACCCAACCCCGACCGCAACGGCGACAGCACCCTCGCCTCCTTCACCGCCAACAGCAACAGCGACACCGTCCTCCTCCCCGTCAAAACCATTCCCAGCCATTTCAGCCAAGTATTTGATGCCAGCGAGCGCGATTTTCGCATCGTCTTCGGCTGGGAAGATGACCCCCAGCGTAAAAACTTCGCCGTTGGTCAACCCCTTGATATGGATGTGCCCGTTTGTCTCAATTTAGAGCGATTTGTTGAGCGTAGTAACGGCATTTTTGGCAAGTCCGGTACGGGTAAATCCTTCCTCACCCGCCTGATCTTATCCGGCATCATCCACAAGCAAGCCGGGGTAAATCTCATGTTTGATATGCACTCAGAATATGGCTGGGAAGCCATGAAAGAGGGCAAAAATATCAGCACCGTCAAAGGCTTAAAACAACTTTTTCAAAACCGCGTTGAAATCTTCACCCTAGACCCCGAATCCACCAACCGGCGAGGGGTGCGTGATGCCCAAGAACTCTATTTAAGCTATGACCAAATCGAAATTGAAGACCTGCGCTTAGTGACGCACGAACTGGGCTTATCCGATGCTAGTTTAGACAATGCAAACATCCTATCTTCTGAGTTTGGCAAGGCGTGGATTGTGCAATTATTGAGCATGACCAATGAAGAGATTAGCGAATTCTGCGAAACGAAACAAGGTCACAAAGGCTCGATTATGTCCCTCCAACGTAAACTCATGCGGTTGGATTCTTTGAAGTATATTCGCGCCACTTGTCCCCGTAATTATATTGATCAGGTTTTGGAATATTTAGACGCAGGTAAACACGTCATCATTGAGTTTGGCTCGCAATCTAATTTGTTGTCCTATATGTTGGCGACGAACATGATCACGCGCCGAATTCATGCCAGTTATGTGAGAAAAGCCGATCGCTTTCTCCGCTCCAAAGATGAGCGCGATCGCCCCCGTCAACTGGTGATCACGATCGAAGAAGCTCACCGTTTCCTGGATTCGAGCATCGTCCACCAAACCATTTTCGGCACGATCGCCCGCGAAATGCGTAAATATTTCGTCACCCTCCTGGTGGTGGATCAACGCCCGTCGGGAATTGACAATGAGGTGATGTCTCAGGTGGGGACGCGGATCACTTGTCTGCTCAATGATGATAAGGATATTGACGCAATTTTTACCGGAGTTTCGGGGGGGCAAGGGCTGCGATCGGTGTTGGCTAAGTTGGATTCTAAACAGCAGGCGTTGATCCTCGGTCACGCCGTACCGATGCCGGTGGTGGTGCGCACTCGTCCCTACGATAGTGATTTTTATACCGAAATCGGCGATCGCGATTGGCAGGATGTCTCGGATCAAGACTTGGCCACCGAAGCGGCCATCGCTCGTAGCGATCTAGGGTTTTAA